One region of Triticum aestivum cultivar Chinese Spring chromosome 6B, IWGSC CS RefSeq v2.1, whole genome shotgun sequence genomic DNA includes:
- the LOC123133546 gene encoding uncharacterized protein, with amino-acid sequence MSSLVSPLHGVVDARRWNTERLLGRLVIMVHAAFLDAGFMVPRRNRRDRDLSSTCRLPTEVGATASILSLEYTAPQLLPRHDMDTAVLRVCTNGRHVIFYLQISSVRVSPHLVCLDALSVAPLLSGHLNGTARRLLRNDGSPTAALWRTVSDGFSRRIFSDLCLVHGVVPGRAPTFMSLPSDIMAAILERLADGKDLLRVESTCTELRRLVSEPDRDRQLWMPRYKALRLNWLWWWCWSLGGDSNSHDDLPETSWKQMFVRATRRWEDRLLYRSTPILVIRRFSILDELKWLRYSFEELPVDAAACFGEMMTETEGDGGKSTTGRRHGRGKALAIGGHEKQRQQGRRTRTGTGAIHSPSSRYRWKHR; translated from the coding sequence ATGTCGTCGCTGGTCTCTCCCCTCCACGGAGTAGTGGACGCCCGCCGGTGGAACACCGAGCGCCTCCTGGGTCGCCTAGTGATCATGGTCCACGCCGCCTTCCTCGACGCGGGTTTCATGGTGCCTCGCCGCAACCGCCGGGATCGGGATCTGTCTTCTACCTGCCGGCTTCCGACAGAGGTGGGCGCGACGGCCTCGATCCTGTCCCTGGAGTACACCGCGCCGCAGCTGCTGCCCCGGCACGACATGGACACCGCCGTGCTGAGGGTGTGCACCAACGGGCGGCACGTCATCTTCTACCTGCAGATCTCCTCTGTCCGGGTCAGCCCGCACTTGGTGTGCCTGGACGCGCTCTCCGTCGCGCCGCTCCTCTCGGGCCATCTGAACGGCACAGCGCGCAGGCTGCTGCGGAACGACGGCTCTCCGACGGCCGCGCTCTGGAGGACGGTCAGCGACGGGTTCAGCCGGCGCATCTTCTCGGATCTATGCCTTGTGCACGGCGTGGTGCCGGGACGAGCCCCCACCTTCATGTCCCTCCCGAGCGACATCATGGCGGCGATCCTGGAGAGGCTTGCCGACGGGAAGGATCTCCTGAGGGTGGAGAGCACCTGCACCGAGTTGAGGCGCTTGGTGTCCGAGCCCGACCGGGACCGCCAGCTCTGGATGCCCAGGTACAAGGCGCTACGGTTGAACTGgctgtggtggtggtgctggtcgcTCGGCGGCGACAGCAATTCCCACGACGACCTGCCGGAGACGAGCTGGAAGCAGATGTTTGTGAGGGCCACGCGACGGTGGGAAGATAGGCTTCTATATCGTTCTACTCCTATCCTCGTCATACGGCGGTTTTCTATCCTCGATGAGTTGAAATGGTTAAGATACTCatttgaggagctgccggtggatGCCGCCGCCTGCTTTGGAGAGATGATGACGGAGACGGAGGGCGACGGGGGCAAGAGTACCACCGGTCGCCGCCATGGCCGTGGTAAGGCGCTGGCGATAGGCGGCCACGAGAAGcagaggcagcagggtcgtcgcaCCCGCACCGGCACCGGCGCTATCCACTCCCCGTCTTCTAGGTACCGATGGAAGCACAGGTGA